One region of Pagrus major chromosome 7, Pma_NU_1.0 genomic DNA includes:
- the hoxc13a gene encoding homeobox protein Hox-C13a — MTTSLVLHPRWADTLMYVYEKSPNENNQNKSQTMEGLSGNCPATHCRDLMSHPALGRHSGTIATHQGSVYSDISSPDTGRQCPAPQTSSSASLSYGYPFGNPYYGCRLSHSHNVNLQQKPCSYHPAEKYAEPSTALPTEELSSRAKEFAFYPSFASSYQAVPGYLDVSVVPSISAHPEPRHDALIPMEGYQHWALSNGWDGQVYCSKDQTQSAHLWKSPFPDVVPLQPEVSSYRRGRKKRVPYTKIQLKELEKEYAASKFITKDKRRRISAGTNLSERQVTIWFQNRRVKEKKFVSKSKSTHMHTT, encoded by the exons ATGACGACTTCGCTGGTTCTGCATCCACGCTGGGCGGACACCTTGATGTACGTTTATGAAAAAAGCCCGAATGAAAACAACCagaataaaagccaaacaatgGAGGGACTGAGCGGTAATTGCCCTGCGACCCACTGCAGGGACCTGATGTCGCACCCCGCGCTGGGACGACATTCTGGCACCATAGCGACCCACCAGGGCTCCGTCTACTCGGATATTTCCTCTCCAGACACCGGCCGGCAGTGTCCCGCTCCTCAGACATCATCCAGTGCATCTTTGAGCTACGGTTACCCCTTTGGAAACCCGTATTACGGCTGTAGATTATCTCATTCGCACAACGTGAACTTGCAGCAGAAGCCTTGCTCGTACCATCCCGCAGAGAAATATGCCGAGCCCAGCACAGCGCTGCCCACGGAAGAACTGTCCTCCAGGGCGAAAGAGTTTGCCTTCTACCCGAGTTTCGCCAGCTCATATCAGGCTGTCCCTGGATACCTCGACGTGTCAGTGGTGCCCAGTATCAGTGCCCATCCTGAACCGCGGCACGACGCATTGATCCCCATGGAGGGCTACCAGCACTGGGCTCTCTCCAATGGCTGGGATGGGCAGGTGTACTGCTCCAAAGACCAAACGCAGTCAGCTCATCTTTGGAAATCACCTTTTCCAG ATGTTGTGCCACTGCAGCCTGAGGTCAGCAGTTATCGTCGTGGGCGTAAAAAGCGTGTCCCTTACACCAAGATCcagctgaaggagctggagaaagAGTATGCAGCCAGCAAGTTCATCACCAAAGACAAGAGAAGGCGCATCTCGGCCGGCACCAACCTCTCAGAGCGTCAAGTCACCATCTGGTTTCAAAATCGACGAGTCAAGGAGAAAAAATTTGTCAGTAAATCCAAGAGCACTCACATGCACACTACTTGA